The genomic DNA TGCTCTGGATGGGCATTTCCATCTGGAGTCGTCCACCCGAAGGTGACTTGGGGTGTCCCCGCTTGACATGCTTATAGACCTGATTGACTCCCTGAACAACCATTTTCTGGCCGCCTTTGAGCACTTGTGTAACCAGATGAGGAGTGCTTGAGGCATTCTCTCCAGTGATTACAACGACTTGGTCACCCTTTTTTATTTTCATGGCTTCTGCACAGTCTTACAACTAATAGTCTTCGCAGTTGATCATCTTC from Rubinisphaera italica includes the following:
- the rplX gene encoding 50S ribosomal protein L24: MKIKKGDQVVVITGENASSTPHLVTQVLKGGQKMVVQGVNQVYKHVKRGHPKSPSGGRLQMEMPIQSSNVMYYCESCSKPARLGLRYTEEGSKERFCKKCGTACGTISPPREKYATSK